A stretch of the Filimonas lacunae genome encodes the following:
- the corA gene encoding magnesium/cobalt transporter CorA, translating into MVATKYLQMIFPVFNTKRTKEIFGVNPTITPVREEATNVKIHLFSYNATEFTEKHFTKVEDCFPFSNTSNITWINIDGLRKEDVEKVCQQFKIHFLLSEDILSVGQRPKMDEVDDVMFCLLNMLYTNKDAAVETEQISIALGKNFVISFQDDADRDVFDSLRSKLRVTGSKLRQTGADYLCYSLIDMIVDHYFVVMEKLSEQIEFIEEEIIRFGNARSLARINSMRKELIVLKRNVSPVRELVNGFIRSDNDLLEEKTTKYFKDVYDHIVQATDLVENYRDMMTSMQDLYLNKANMRLNEVMKVMAIVTCLMAPATVIGGIFGMNFDSIPAIHNKYGFLIAVSLMLFIPLWMIRIFRKRGWF; encoded by the coding sequence ATGGTAGCTACCAAATACCTTCAAATGATATTCCCGGTGTTTAACACCAAACGTACCAAGGAAATTTTTGGCGTTAACCCCACTATTACACCAGTAAGGGAAGAAGCGACCAATGTAAAAATTCATTTGTTCAGCTATAACGCTACCGAGTTCACAGAAAAGCATTTCACTAAGGTGGAGGATTGCTTTCCTTTTTCCAACACATCTAATATTACGTGGATAAACATAGATGGCCTGCGTAAAGAAGATGTGGAAAAAGTGTGTCAGCAGTTTAAAATTCACTTTCTGCTAAGTGAAGATATATTGAGTGTAGGCCAACGGCCTAAAATGGATGAAGTGGATGATGTTATGTTTTGCCTGCTGAATATGCTATATACCAATAAAGATGCAGCGGTAGAAACAGAACAGATTAGTATAGCCTTGGGTAAAAACTTTGTTATCAGCTTCCAGGACGATGCTGATCGCGATGTTTTTGATTCATTACGCTCAAAACTGCGGGTAACTGGCAGTAAGCTAAGGCAAACCGGCGCGGATTATCTCTGTTATTCATTGATTGACATGATTGTAGACCACTATTTTGTGGTAATGGAAAAGCTAAGCGAGCAGATTGAATTTATTGAAGAGGAAATCATCCGCTTTGGTAATGCCCGTTCGCTCGCCCGCATCAACAGCATGCGTAAAGAATTGATCGTGTTAAAAAGGAACGTATCACCTGTAAGAGAACTGGTAAACGGATTTATCCGCAGTGATAATGATTTGCTGGAAGAAAAAACCACCAAATATTTCAAAGACGTATACGATCACATTGTACAAGCCACCGACCTTGTGGAAAACTACCGTGATATGATGACCAGCATGCAGGACTTGTATTTGAACAAAGCCAACATGCGGTTGAACGAAGTAATGAAAGTGATGGCTATTGTTACCTGCCTGATGGCGCCAGCCACCGTAATAGGGGGAATCTTTGGAATGAATTTCGACAGCATTCCCGCTATACATAATAAATACGGCTTTTTGATAGCCGTATCACTCATGTTGTTTATTCCTTTATGGATGATCCGCATTTTTAGAAAACGCGGTTGGTTTTAA
- a CDS encoding Na+/H+ antiporter produces the protein MFESQLVLIISLLFGTSMLSLLSEKLRISYPIILVIAGLGISLIPAMPRINLSPDIVFIIFLPPLLYSAAWHTSWKDFWNNRWPISMLALGLVIFTATGVAFVSNAIIPDFSLAFGFLLGGIISPPDAVAATSVLQGIRIPKRIVTILEGESLVNDASSLIVFRFALATVFTGTFTLWKAETDFLLVSGGGILVGLAIAHIVYAVHRFLPTTPSVDTAISLISPYLMYLIAEHFETSGVLSVVSGGLFLSFRSQDIYSYNSRLQVQSVWDTLVFLLNGVVFILIGLQLPDIVKGIGSYYLPEVIGYSVIISLVTIFIRILWVFPGAYIPRLLSKKIRQRETKPGWKQVFIVAWSGMRGVVSLASALSIPLTLTDGSGFPHRDLILFITFVVILFTLVLQGLTLPFVIRLLNIKAEDNEQEQELGIQYQISNAALGFIDAEYTEEVNNIEAFAQMRARYSRLAESADKKLEAEAKEKMFGFIPAYRKFLLQLVHVQRDELKKMRTEAKYSDELLRRKERELDLEEARLRK, from the coding sequence ATGTTTGAAAGTCAACTTGTTCTCATTATTTCGCTACTGTTTGGTACTTCTATGTTGTCGTTGCTGAGCGAAAAGTTGCGTATCTCGTATCCTATTATCTTAGTAATTGCAGGTTTAGGCATTAGTCTTATTCCGGCAATGCCCCGTATTAACTTAAGTCCTGATATAGTTTTTATCATTTTTTTACCACCCTTGTTATATTCTGCCGCCTGGCACACCTCATGGAAAGACTTTTGGAACAACCGATGGCCTATTAGTATGCTGGCGTTAGGGCTGGTAATTTTTACTGCCACGGGTGTCGCTTTTGTATCCAATGCCATCATACCTGATTTTTCACTGGCTTTTGGTTTTTTATTAGGTGGCATTATCTCGCCCCCTGATGCAGTGGCTGCTACTTCTGTGCTGCAAGGCATTCGTATACCAAAAAGAATTGTTACCATACTGGAAGGAGAGAGCCTGGTGAACGATGCATCGAGTTTGATTGTGTTCCGTTTTGCACTGGCTACGGTTTTCACCGGCACTTTTACATTATGGAAAGCAGAAACAGATTTTCTGCTGGTTTCCGGTGGTGGTATTTTAGTGGGCCTGGCAATAGCTCACATTGTATATGCGGTTCATCGCTTTTTACCCACCACACCCAGTGTAGACACCGCCATATCTTTAATATCACCTTACCTGATGTATTTAATTGCAGAACATTTTGAAACATCGGGTGTACTATCTGTGGTAAGTGGTGGATTGTTTCTTTCTTTCCGTTCACAGGACATATATAGTTACAATTCCCGTTTACAGGTACAAAGTGTTTGGGATACGTTGGTGTTTTTATTAAACGGTGTGGTATTTATATTAATTGGATTACAATTGCCAGATATAGTAAAGGGTATAGGCAGTTATTATTTACCGGAAGTGATTGGCTACTCCGTTATCATCAGCCTGGTTACCATCTTCATTCGCATTTTGTGGGTTTTCCCCGGAGCTTACATTCCGCGCCTGTTGAGCAAAAAAATTCGTCAGCGTGAAACCAAACCGGGATGGAAACAGGTATTCATTGTTGCATGGAGCGGTATGCGGGGTGTAGTATCTTTGGCATCTGCCTTATCTATTCCTTTAACGTTAACAGATGGCAGCGGTTTTCCACATCGTGACCTGATATTGTTCATCACTTTTGTGGTAATCCTGTTTACATTGGTGTTACAAGGCTTAACGCTTCCATTTGTTATACGTTTATTAAATATCAAAGCAGAAGACAACGAACAAGAGCAGGAATTGGGCATACAATACCAGATATCTAATGCAGCACTGGGTTTTATAGATGCTGAGTATACAGAAGAAGTGAATAATATTGAAGCATTTGCTCAGATGCGTGCCAGATACAGCCGTCTGGCAGAGTCGGCAGACAAAAAACTGGAGGCAGAAGCCAAAGAAAAGATGTTTGGTTTTATACCTGCCTACCGGAAATTTCTATTACAACTGGTGCATGTGCAACGCGATGAGTTGAAAAAAATGCGAACAGAAGCCAAATACTCAGATGAGTTATTACGCCGCAAAGAAAGAGAACTGGATTTAGAAGAAGCACGTTTACGTAAATGA
- a CDS encoding OmpA/MotB family protein yields MKKQVLVMAAVSSTLLFACVSPKKLREAESRYTQLNGAYLELQGKLRTCEQNAKDSADAYNRRKTAYEYRLNNATEQVDFLKQNNNQVLNQLKDLSVISGSQAESIKKSLENIGMKDAYIKDLQSAIAKKDSLNMALVMNLKGAIGNLDDKDINIKVDKGVVYIDISDKLLFKSGSYDITDRAKEVLGKVATVLNNQPNIEFMVEGHTDNVKFARGILQDNWDLSVKRATSVVRVLQDQYNIPPARMTAAGRSEYVPVADNNTAEGKAANRRTRIVILPQLDQFFKLLENPQQGGGQPVPAPAR; encoded by the coding sequence ATGAAAAAACAAGTTTTGGTAATGGCTGCGGTGTCTTCTACACTGCTATTTGCCTGTGTTAGTCCTAAGAAATTAAGAGAAGCCGAGTCTCGCTACACACAGCTCAACGGAGCCTATCTTGAGTTACAAGGAAAATTAAGAACCTGTGAACAAAATGCTAAAGATTCTGCTGACGCCTATAATAGAAGAAAAACAGCCTACGAATACAGACTGAACAATGCCACCGAACAGGTTGACTTTTTAAAACAAAACAACAACCAGGTGTTGAACCAGTTAAAAGACCTTTCTGTGATATCCGGCTCACAAGCAGAAAGCATTAAGAAATCGCTGGAAAACATCGGTATGAAAGATGCCTATATCAAAGACCTGCAAAGCGCTATTGCTAAAAAGGATTCTTTGAACATGGCACTGGTAATGAATTTGAAAGGTGCTATTGGTAACCTGGATGATAAGGATATCAACATTAAGGTGGATAAAGGGGTAGTATATATTGATATTTCTGATAAACTCCTTTTCAAAAGCGGAAGCTACGATATTACCGACCGTGCTAAAGAGGTGTTAGGTAAAGTAGCCACAGTATTGAACAACCAGCCTAACATTGAATTTATGGTAGAAGGCCATACAGACAATGTGAAGTTTGCCCGCGGTATATTGCAGGACAACTGGGATTTGAGCGTGAAACGTGCTACATCTGTGGTACGCGTATTACAGGATCAATATAATATTCCACCAGCACGTATGACTGCAGCTGGTAGAAGTGAATATGTGCCTGTTGCCGATAACAACACTGCAGAAGGTAAAGCTGCTAACAGGCGTACAAGAATTGTGATTTTACCACAGCTGGATCAGTTCTTTAAATTATTGGAAAATCCACAACAAGGTGGTGGTCAGCCAGTACCTGCTCCGGCACGTTAA
- a CDS encoding META domain-containing protein — MKRNQHFFTGLFFICIAVAIACHSKSSQTSRYSDTTSAKQVAYVNVGGSLEGKWYLQPELASDTSTGRIPEITFHASDGRFTGSTGCNRMSGTFIRKDDTLQFDSRIVSTRMACIGYNEKPFIDNLLRTNHFVIKGGILMLMYNETVLSKWVRHLEDQPIKKA; from the coding sequence ATGAAACGTAATCAACACTTTTTTACCGGCCTTTTTTTCATTTGTATAGCTGTAGCTATTGCCTGCCATTCAAAAAGTTCGCAAACCTCCCGTTATTCGGATACAACCTCAGCTAAGCAAGTAGCTTATGTAAATGTGGGTGGATCGCTGGAAGGTAAATGGTATTTGCAACCTGAACTGGCTTCTGATACCAGTACCGGGCGTATACCGGAAATTACTTTCCACGCATCGGATGGCCGTTTTACTGGTAGCACCGGTTGTAACAGAATGAGCGGCACTTTTATCAGAAAAGATGATACACTGCAATTTGATAGCAGGATTGTATCTACAAGGATGGCTTGCATTGGTTATAATGAGAAGCCCTTCATTGATAATTTACTGCGCACGAATCACTTTGTGATTAAAGGAGGTATTCTGATGTTGATGTACAATGAAACCGTTCTATCAAAATGGGTACGTCATCTTGAAGATCAACCTATAAAGAAAGCGTAA
- a CDS encoding DUF72 domain-containing protein, with product MQTGKIHIGISGWSYQDWKGLFYPQKLKSTDWLTFYANTFSTTEINASFYHLPLKKTVENWVHKVPDDFLFCPKMSQYVTHIQKLKNTEESLERFFQVFEPMHPKMGPVLIQLPPSLVFDYEVAEHFYKLLSTKYSMYSFAMEVRHSTWMQEESITLMAKYNIAFVISQSGHGFPYAEHVTADNIYIRFHGPHALYKSNYTEEMLLHFSTFIKKEVSNGHTIWAYFNNCYYGNAINNALQLIHMTSE from the coding sequence ATGCAAACAGGAAAAATACATATAGGTATATCAGGATGGAGCTATCAGGACTGGAAAGGATTGTTTTATCCGCAGAAACTAAAAAGCACCGACTGGCTTACCTTCTACGCCAACACATTTTCCACAACAGAGATCAACGCCAGCTTTTATCATCTGCCTTTGAAGAAAACGGTGGAAAACTGGGTGCATAAAGTACCAGACGACTTTCTGTTTTGCCCCAAGATGAGCCAGTATGTTACGCACATTCAGAAATTAAAAAATACAGAAGAATCACTGGAAAGATTTTTCCAGGTATTTGAGCCCATGCATCCAAAGATGGGACCTGTATTAATACAACTACCACCCTCCCTTGTTTTCGATTATGAAGTAGCAGAACACTTTTACAAACTGCTTTCTACAAAATACTCCATGTACTCTTTTGCTATGGAAGTGAGACATTCAACCTGGATGCAGGAAGAGAGTATTACGCTGATGGCTAAATACAACATCGCTTTTGTGATTTCACAATCCGGCCACGGCTTCCCATACGCTGAACATGTTACTGCTGATAACATATATATCCGGTTTCACGGGCCGCATGCTTTGTACAAAAGCAACTATACAGAAGAGATGCTACTACATTTCAGCACATTCATTAAAAAAGAGGTTAGCAACGGCCATACTATCTGGGCATATTTTAATAACTGCTATTATGGTAACGCTATTAATAATGCCTTGCAACTTATCCACATGACCAGTGAATAA
- a CDS encoding EamA family transporter has product MDNTKSASRILIIIAFITVYLVWGSTYFFISMGVEHIPPYTMAGMRFLIAGTLLLSFCGIKKLPRANAQQIKTAGISGIFLLFISNGSVGLIEKTLPSSLVAIFLSATPISFVLLDKPMWKTNFHSKPTLIGLLVGLVGVVLLFTERLGNISLSGSKLEIICMAGLVFTSLSWAGGSLYSKYYSTGHIMVTTAWQMLIAGVVCVTFGACIGEIKHFHPMEVPMKSWLALAYLVVFGSLAGYSAYVWLLQVCTATQVSTHAYVNPVVAVILGVFFANETMSTLQFVGLVVILVSLLLINLAKYRKAKTEE; this is encoded by the coding sequence ATGGATAACACAAAAAGCGCTTCCCGCATCCTGATAATCATTGCGTTTATCACGGTGTACCTGGTTTGGGGCTCTACTTATTTCTTTATCAGCATGGGTGTTGAACATATACCTCCCTATACCATGGCTGGTATGCGCTTTTTAATAGCCGGAACTTTATTACTTAGTTTTTGTGGTATCAAAAAATTGCCACGGGCTAACGCACAACAGATTAAGACAGCTGGCATCAGCGGCATTTTTTTATTATTTATATCTAATGGCAGCGTGGGTTTGATTGAAAAAACATTACCCAGCTCATTGGTAGCTATCTTTTTATCAGCCACCCCCATTTCTTTTGTGCTGTTAGACAAACCTATGTGGAAAACTAATTTCCACAGTAAGCCTACTTTAATCGGTTTACTGGTAGGATTGGTTGGCGTGGTGCTGTTATTCACAGAACGCTTAGGTAATATCTCACTCAGTGGCAGCAAGCTGGAAATCATTTGCATGGCAGGTTTGGTTTTTACCTCACTTAGCTGGGCAGGTGGATCGTTGTATTCCAAGTATTATTCTACCGGACATATTATGGTAACCACTGCCTGGCAAATGCTGATTGCAGGAGTGGTGTGTGTAACATTTGGTGCCTGCATTGGCGAAATAAAGCATTTTCATCCGATGGAAGTGCCCATGAAGTCGTGGCTGGCCCTGGCTTATCTGGTAGTGTTTGGTTCACTGGCCGGGTATAGTGCTTATGTATGGTTGCTACAGGTTTGCACAGCTACGCAGGTAAGTACACATGCTTATGTAAATCCGGTGGTGGCAGTAATACTAGGTGTATTCTTTGCCAACGAAACCATGTCCACATTACAGTTCGTGGGTCTGGTCGTTATTCTTGTGAGCTTGTTGTTGATAAACCTTGCTAAATATCGCAAAGCAAAAACCGAGGAATAA
- a CDS encoding ATP-dependent helicase — protein MQHLVKGLNEQQLAAATHINGPLMIVAGAGSGKTKVLTTRIAYLMANGIDAFNILALTFTNKAAHEMKERIGKMLGSNEARNLYVGTFHSVFARILRAEAHQLGYPNSFTIYDSDDARSVIKTVVNELNLDDKHYKPNIVNSRISALKNALIGPADYLNNRAAQEEDTRANRPAIGQIYQSYAARCFKNGAMDFDDLLLKMHELLKNFPPVLHKYQHKFKYIMIDEYQDTNPVQYEITKLLAAANENICVVGDDAQSIYSFRGATIENILQFQKDYEDVKVVKLEQNYRSTKSILHVANHVIKNNTGQIAKDLWTDNAGGEKIKLVRTMTDNEEGKFVADTIKEQKLRNHYTNKDFAILYRTNSQSRAFEESLRRMGIAYKIFGGLSFYQRKEVKDFIAYLRVIANTRDEEALKRIINYPVRGIGKTTIERAVIVANEQNITLWEVFSAAGAYGFKASTLESITNFVTMIRYFQTMLTDKNASDVAVQVGKHTGLVKELFADKSVEGLARYENVQELMNSIKEWTESPDSEDGEVNDKSLGAYLQQITLLTDADNDKEDSDVVKMMTIHGAKGLEFPVVFVGGVEESIFPSGMSINTREELEEERRLFYVAVTRAKTKLWLSFANSRYRFGNLVQNEPSRFLDEMPEDYIDRSYAGGGARNQGGFSNMGTAFERTQRGFGGEAAQAERRYGPPPAKKTQAPAAGTNKPSYMPPPKQAPVVSHTPSGDFVPSDTSNLQAGQQVEHQKFGFGQVTKMEGSAHNPIATVVFKQNGEKKIMLNYAKLRIVE, from the coding sequence ATGCAACATTTAGTGAAGGGATTGAATGAACAGCAGCTTGCCGCTGCTACACATATTAACGGTCCGTTAATGATTGTGGCTGGTGCGGGAAGCGGTAAAACCAAAGTGCTAACTACCCGTATTGCCTATTTAATGGCCAATGGTATTGATGCCTTTAATATTCTGGCGCTGACTTTTACCAATAAGGCTGCGCATGAAATGAAAGAACGTATTGGTAAAATGCTGGGAAGTAACGAAGCCCGCAATTTATATGTGGGAACGTTCCACAGTGTGTTTGCCCGCATATTACGTGCCGAGGCGCACCAACTGGGTTACCCTAACAGCTTCACCATTTATGATTCAGATGATGCCCGCAGTGTAATTAAAACTGTGGTGAATGAATTAAACCTGGATGATAAACATTATAAGCCCAACATAGTAAACAGCAGGATCTCTGCTTTGAAAAACGCATTGATCGGTCCTGCCGATTACCTTAACAACAGAGCTGCGCAGGAAGAAGATACACGTGCCAACCGCCCGGCCATTGGTCAGATTTACCAATCTTACGCTGCCCGTTGTTTCAAAAACGGCGCGATGGATTTTGATGACCTATTGTTGAAAATGCATGAATTACTGAAAAACTTTCCGCCGGTGCTACATAAGTACCAGCATAAGTTTAAGTATATCATGATTGATGAGTATCAGGATACTAACCCGGTACAGTACGAAATTACCAAGCTGCTGGCTGCCGCCAATGAAAATATTTGTGTGGTGGGTGATGATGCGCAAAGTATCTATAGTTTCCGTGGTGCTACTATTGAAAACATTCTCCAGTTTCAGAAAGACTATGAGGATGTAAAAGTGGTGAAGCTGGAGCAAAACTATCGTAGTACCAAAAGTATCCTGCATGTGGCCAACCATGTTATTAAGAATAACACCGGCCAGATTGCAAAGGATTTGTGGACAGATAATGCAGGTGGGGAAAAAATCAAACTTGTTCGTACCATGACGGATAACGAAGAAGGCAAGTTTGTAGCAGATACCATTAAAGAGCAAAAACTCAGAAACCATTATACCAATAAAGACTTCGCTATTTTATACCGTACTAACTCACAAAGCCGTGCTTTTGAAGAAAGCCTGCGCCGTATGGGTATTGCCTATAAAATTTTCGGAGGTTTAAGTTTCTATCAGCGTAAAGAAGTAAAAGACTTTATCGCTTACCTGCGGGTTATTGCTAACACACGTGACGAAGAAGCGCTGAAACGTATTATCAACTATCCTGTACGCGGTATTGGTAAAACTACCATTGAGCGCGCAGTGATTGTGGCTAACGAACAAAACATTACCCTGTGGGAAGTTTTTTCTGCTGCCGGTGCCTATGGTTTTAAAGCGAGTACGTTGGAAAGTATTACCAACTTCGTTACCATGATCAGGTATTTCCAAACAATGCTTACCGATAAAAATGCTTCTGATGTTGCTGTGCAGGTAGGTAAGCACACAGGTCTGGTAAAAGAACTGTTTGCAGATAAAAGTGTGGAAGGGCTGGCGCGTTACGAAAACGTACAGGAATTAATGAACTCCATTAAAGAATGGACGGAAAGCCCGGATAGTGAAGATGGCGAAGTGAACGATAAATCATTGGGCGCTTACCTGCAGCAGATTACCCTGTTAACAGATGCGGACAACGATAAGGAAGATAGCGATGTGGTAAAAATGATGACCATTCACGGTGCAAAAGGCCTGGAGTTTCCGGTGGTATTTGTAGGTGGTGTGGAAGAGTCTATTTTCCCCAGCGGTATGAGCATTAACACGCGCGAAGAACTGGAAGAAGAACGGCGTTTGTTTTATGTAGCGGTTACCCGTGCTAAAACAAAGTTGTGGTTAAGCTTTGCCAACAGTCGCTACCGTTTTGGTAACCTGGTGCAAAATGAGCCCAGCCGTTTTCTGGACGAAATGCCGGAAGATTACATTGATAGAAGCTATGCTGGTGGCGGAGCCCGCAATCAGGGTGGCTTTAGTAATATGGGTACAGCGTTTGAACGCACCCAGCGTGGATTTGGTGGAGAAGCTGCACAGGCTGAAAGACGTTATGGTCCTCCTCCTGCGAAAAAAACACAGGCACCGGCAGCAGGTACCAACAAACCTTCTTATATGCCACCGCCTAAACAGGCGCCTGTGGTTTCTCATACACCTTCCGGTGATTTTGTACCCAGCGATACCAGCAATTTACAGGCAGGCCAGCAGGTAGAACATCAGAAATTTGGCTTTGGCCAGGTTACCAAAATGGAAGGTTCGGCCCACAACCCCATAGCTACCGTTGTATTCAAGCAAAACGGGGAAAAGAAGATCATGCTCAATTATGCCAAGCTGCGTATTGTTGAATAG
- a CDS encoding peroxiredoxin → MSNKVLSIGNQFPAFTKKAVVSIEKGKEFTEITEQVGAKDGKWTVMFWWPKDFTFVCPTEIAEFNKKHSEFTDRDTVLIGASTDSEFVHAAWRRDHADLRDLKFPMLADTSKSLAEELGILDDAEKIAYRATFIIDPQGIVRWVSVYDLSVGRSVQEVIRVLDALQTDELCPCNWSKGEETLTTALALN, encoded by the coding sequence ATGAGTAACAAAGTATTATCCATTGGCAATCAGTTTCCAGCTTTTACTAAGAAAGCGGTTGTATCTATCGAGAAAGGAAAAGAGTTTACAGAAATCACTGAGCAAGTTGGTGCTAAAGATGGTAAATGGACAGTAATGTTCTGGTGGCCTAAAGATTTCACTTTCGTATGTCCTACTGAAATTGCTGAATTCAACAAAAAGCACAGCGAATTCACCGACCGTGATACTGTACTGATTGGTGCTTCTACCGATTCTGAGTTTGTACACGCTGCATGGAGAAGAGATCACGCTGATCTGCGCGACCTGAAATTCCCTATGCTGGCTGATACTTCTAAGAGCCTGGCTGAAGAACTGGGTATTTTAGATGATGCGGAAAAAATTGCTTACCGCGCAACTTTCATCATCGACCCTCAAGGTATTGTACGTTGGGTAAGTGTATATGATCTGAGCGTAGGTCGTAGTGTACAGGAAGTTATTCGTGTACTGGATGCTCTGCAAACAGACGAACTGTGTCCTTGTAACTGGAGCAAAGGCGAAGAAACATTAACTACAGCCCTGGCTTTGAACTAA
- a CDS encoding carboxymuconolactone decarboxylase family protein, producing MSEVLIQNETFINLLNEVGISEYTPSANAQALLQVEAKYIKDLKINVSNVLNNSQNLNRKEALLLALSIAVNERFDLLKQSFTQLAIAAGATEAEIAEVIACTSLMNTNNVFYRFRHFMHKDFYNNQPAGIKMSIMMSPVLGKEFFELLSLVVSSVNGCEMCVTSHEASVLQHNSSEIRVFEAVKLGAVIKGLITILS from the coding sequence ATGAGCGAGGTTTTAATACAGAACGAAACTTTTATCAACCTGCTGAATGAAGTAGGTATTTCTGAATACACTCCTTCTGCCAATGCCCAGGCATTATTGCAGGTAGAAGCGAAGTATATCAAAGACCTGAAAATAAACGTAAGCAACGTTTTAAATAATTCTCAAAACCTGAACAGGAAAGAAGCGTTATTACTGGCACTGTCTATAGCAGTAAACGAACGTTTTGATTTACTGAAACAGTCTTTCACTCAACTGGCTATCGCTGCTGGTGCTACCGAAGCAGAGATTGCAGAGGTAATTGCCTGCACTTCGCTGATGAACACCAACAACGTGTTTTATCGTTTCAGGCACTTTATGCACAAAGATTTTTACAACAACCAGCCTGCAGGCATCAAAATGAGCATTATGATGAGTCCTGTACTGGGTAAAGAATTTTTTGAGCTGTTAAGCCTGGTGGTTTCTTCTGTTAACGGTTGCGAAATGTGTGTAACCAGCCATGAAGCTTCTGTTTTACAACACAATAGCAGTGAAATTCGTGTTTTTGAAGCGGTAAAACTGGGTGCGGTAATCAAAGGTTTGATCACCATTTTGTCCTAA
- a CDS encoding NifU family protein: MIKTGNPVISIYTEMTPNPETMKFVANKLLYPGKSIDFADESLAGPSPLAKELFSFPFIRSVFIASNFVTLTKTNDTEDWQDVIPTIKQFLKDYLENGGAVINEEEVSKIKQEASNTVEADDDDVVKRIKELLDNYVKPAVEMDGGAIQFKSYNEGIVNLMLQGSCSGCPSSMITLKAGIEGMMKRMIPEVKEVVAEAE; this comes from the coding sequence ATGATTAAAACAGGAAATCCCGTTATTAGCATATATACGGAAATGACACCCAATCCGGAAACAATGAAATTTGTAGCCAACAAATTATTGTATCCCGGTAAGAGTATTGATTTTGCAGATGAAAGCCTGGCTGGTCCTTCACCCCTGGCTAAAGAATTGTTCAGCTTTCCTTTTATCAGGAGCGTATTTATTGCCAGCAACTTTGTTACGCTGACAAAAACCAACGATACAGAAGACTGGCAGGATGTAATCCCTACCATCAAGCAGTTTTTGAAAGACTACCTGGAAAATGGCGGTGCTGTAATCAATGAAGAGGAAGTATCCAAAATCAAACAGGAAGCCAGCAACACCGTGGAAGCTGATGATGACGATGTTGTAAAAAGAATTAAAGAATTACTGGATAACTATGTGAAACCGGCAGTTGAAATGGACGGCGGTGCTATCCAGTTTAAAAGTTATAACGAAGGAATAGTAAACCTGATGTTACAGGGAAGCTGTAGCGGATGTCCTTCATCTATGATCACCCTGAAAGCGGGTATCGAAGGTATGATGAAGCGTATGATTCCTGAAGTAAAAGAAGTAGTAGCAGAAGCTGAATAA